GAGTGGGGTCGAAGTCGGCGAACGGCCGCGCGTACATCACCTGGGACAGCACCGGGTTGCCGCAGAGGAACTCACGGAACGCGGCGGCGAGGGCGAGCAGGTCCGCGCGCGGGTCGTCGGTCGCGGCCAGCCGGTCGAAGTGGGCGCGGAGCAGCCGGAAGCCCTCGAAGTAGACCTCGCGGACCAGACCCGCGCGGTCGCCGAACAGCTCGTAGACCGCCGGGGTCGACGTGCGCGCCTTCGCGGCGACGTTGCGGGTGGTGAAGCCGGTGACCCCCTCCTCCGTGAGGGTCTGGACGGCGAC
The DNA window shown above is from Thermomonospora umbrina and carries:
- a CDS encoding TetR/AcrR family transcriptional regulator, encoding MPRAKQRTPELRDRLLSVAVQTLTEEGVTGFTTRNVAAKARTSTPAVYELFGDRAGLVREVYFEGFRLLRAHFDRLAATDDPRADLLALAAAFREFLCGNPVLSQVMYARPFADFDPTPSELRASASVREFVVERVARCVRAGALTGDVTDIAHAFVALVQGLAAAENAGRLGTSAGSVERRWTLALRALLDGLR